A single window of Castor canadensis chromosome 3, mCasCan1.hap1v2, whole genome shotgun sequence DNA harbors:
- the Snapc1 gene encoding snRNA-activating protein complex subunit 1 isoform X2, whose translation MGTPSGLQTDCEALLSRFQEIDSVRFEDFTELWRSMKFGTIFCGKMRNLEKNMFTKEALALAWRYFLPPYTFQIRVGALYLLYGLYNSQLCQPKQKIRVALKDWDEVLKFQQDLINAQHFDAAYIFRKLRLDKAFHFTAMPKLLSYRMKKKIQRAEVTEEFKDPNDRVMKLITSDVLEEMLNVHDHYQNMKHVISTEKSKPDQALSLIKDDFFDNIKNIILEHQQWHKDRKNPSLKSKTKDGEENREESSRDSERCERAESLAKIKSKAFSVVIQASKSRRHRQVKLDSSDSDSASGQIQTKASKKKRTKETSKSAGRRMSSRSKELGFELRSSRLPRQVLLQLEPLHQPSKLRLVGKRQTAKKQMDVQVSNVPPVLC comes from the exons ATGGGGACTCCGTCGGGCCTGCAGACGGATTGCGAGGCGCTGCTCAGCCGCTTCCAGGAGATTGACAGCGTCCGCTTCGAGGACTTCACTGAGCTCTGGAGGAGCATGAAGTTCGGGACCATCTTCTG TggcaaaatgagaaatttagaaaagaaCATGTTTACAAAAGAAGCTTTAGCTTTGGCTTGGCGATATTTTCTACCTCCATACACCTTCCAGATCAGAGTTGGTGCTTTGTATCTGCTATATGGATTATATAATAGCCAGCTGTGTCAACCAAAACAAAAG ATCAGAGTTGCCTTGAAGGACTGggatgaagttttaaaatttcagcaAGATTTGATAAATGCACAGCATTTTGATGCAGCTTATATTTTTAGGAAGCTACGACTAGACAAAGCATTTCATTTTACAGCAATGCCTAAGTTG CTTTcatatagaatgaagaaaaaaattcaacgaGCTGAAGTTACAGAAGAATTTAAGGACCCAAATGATCGTGTAATGAAACTTATCACTTCTGATGTGTTAGAA GAAATGCTGAATGTTCATGATCATTATCAGAACATGAAACATGTCATTTCAACTGAGAAGTCCAAGCCAGACCAAGCCCTCAGCTTGataaaggatgatttttttgacAATATTAAGAACATAATTTTGGAGCATCAGCAGTGGCATAAAGACAGGAAG AATCCGTCCTTAAAATCTAAAACTAAAGAtggagaagaaaacagagaagaaagttCACGAGATTCAGAG AGATGTGAAAGGGCAGAATcattagcaaaaataaaatcaaaagcctTTTCGGTTGTTATTCAG GCATCTAAGTCAAGAAGGCATCGGCAAGTCAAACTTGACTCTTCTGACTCTGATTCTGCATCTGGGCAAATACAAACCAAagcaagtaagaaaaaaagaaccaaagaaacaTCAAAATCAGCAGGAAGGAGGATGTCTTCTCGAAGCAAAG aactgggatttgaactcaggtcctcacgcctgcctaggcaagtgctcttgcagcttgagccactccaccaaccctcaaAACTGAgacttgt TGGGAAGAGGCAGACTGCAAAGAAACAAATGGATGTACAAGTATCAA ATGTACCTCCTGTTCTGTGTTAA
- the Snapc1 gene encoding snRNA-activating protein complex subunit 1 isoform X4 has protein sequence MGTPSGLQTDCEALLSRFQEIDSVRFEDFTELWRSMKFGTIFCGKMRNLEKNMFTKEALALAWRYFLPPYTFQIRVGALYLLYGLYNSQLCQPKQKIRVALKDWDEVLKFQQDLINAQHFDAAYIFRKLRLDKAFHFTAMPKLLSYRMKKKIQRAEVTEEFKDPNDRVMKLITSDVLEEMLNVHDHYQNMKHVISTEKSKPDQALSLIKDDFFDNIKNIILEHQQWHKDRKNPSLKSKTKDGEENREESSRDSERCERAESLAKIKSKAFSVVIQASKSRRHRQVKLDSSDSDSASGQIQTKASKKKRTKETSKSAGRRMSSRSKDVPPVLC, from the exons ATGGGGACTCCGTCGGGCCTGCAGACGGATTGCGAGGCGCTGCTCAGCCGCTTCCAGGAGATTGACAGCGTCCGCTTCGAGGACTTCACTGAGCTCTGGAGGAGCATGAAGTTCGGGACCATCTTCTG TggcaaaatgagaaatttagaaaagaaCATGTTTACAAAAGAAGCTTTAGCTTTGGCTTGGCGATATTTTCTACCTCCATACACCTTCCAGATCAGAGTTGGTGCTTTGTATCTGCTATATGGATTATATAATAGCCAGCTGTGTCAACCAAAACAAAAG ATCAGAGTTGCCTTGAAGGACTGggatgaagttttaaaatttcagcaAGATTTGATAAATGCACAGCATTTTGATGCAGCTTATATTTTTAGGAAGCTACGACTAGACAAAGCATTTCATTTTACAGCAATGCCTAAGTTG CTTTcatatagaatgaagaaaaaaattcaacgaGCTGAAGTTACAGAAGAATTTAAGGACCCAAATGATCGTGTAATGAAACTTATCACTTCTGATGTGTTAGAA GAAATGCTGAATGTTCATGATCATTATCAGAACATGAAACATGTCATTTCAACTGAGAAGTCCAAGCCAGACCAAGCCCTCAGCTTGataaaggatgatttttttgacAATATTAAGAACATAATTTTGGAGCATCAGCAGTGGCATAAAGACAGGAAG AATCCGTCCTTAAAATCTAAAACTAAAGAtggagaagaaaacagagaagaaagttCACGAGATTCAGAG AGATGTGAAAGGGCAGAATcattagcaaaaataaaatcaaaagcctTTTCGGTTGTTATTCAG GCATCTAAGTCAAGAAGGCATCGGCAAGTCAAACTTGACTCTTCTGACTCTGATTCTGCATCTGGGCAAATACAAACCAAagcaagtaagaaaaaaagaaccaaagaaacaTCAAAATCAGCAGGAAGGAGGATGTCTTCTCGAAGCAAAG ATGTACCTCCTGTTCTGTGTTAA